In the Coraliomargarita sinensis genome, GCTGGAAAAAGAAACTGGCTGTCGGAGACCGGCTCCCCGAGGAATACGCCTCCGAAGCCAAAAGCTTGCCCGGAGAAATCCTGAAACGTCTACCCGAAAGTCCCGAAGGCACTGAGATCATTCGAATCGGTGACGAAGTGATACGTGTGATCGAGAACACTCGCGAAATCATCGACATTCTCGGAATCAGTCAGGATACAGTCGAAGACTAGTAAATCCTCTTATGCCCGTGCGCAAATCCTTTGAGTCAGCCAAAGAAGTCGCCAGCGCGACGAGTGATGTTATTGCCAAGACTGCGGGCTTCTTTGCGTCGACATTCGTTGGGATAGGGCGAGGTATTTTTCAACCACTGACCAATTCGACTGCTGTTGCGCCACGCGCCGAACCGGGGGCCGCTCCCGGCATTGAACAATACCTGCAAGCCGAGGACAGCTCATTCACGGTCTCGGTCTCAATTATCGATTACGGCGAAGGCTACACCGAGCATCACGAATTTGAGAATATCGACGACGCGCTTCACCACCCCAAGCCGGAGAAGCCGCATGTGCGCTGGATTAATATCAACGGCCTGAAGCCAAGTGCTGTCGACACCGTCTGCAAGCAGTACGGCTTTCACACATTGTCGGCCGAAGACGTCATCAACACCTACCAGCGGCCCAAGTTGGAAGTTTTCGACGACCACTATTTTGTCGTGGCCCGGCAGATCCAGCTAGTCGAAGACCGACTCAAGAATGAGCAAATCAGCTTCTTTTTGACCCGGGACACCCTGATTTCCTTTCAGGAGGTCGAGGGTGACGTCTTCGACCCGGTTCGCCGCCGTCTGGAAAACAAGACCGGCCGGTTCCGGATCTACAAGACCGACTACCTCTTTTATGCACTGCTCGACTCCATCGTGGACCACCTATTTCCTCTATTGGAGGGCTACGGCGCTGCTCTGGAGGATCTGGAATATGAGATCCTTCAAAACCCCGTCCCCGAATTACAGCAGCAGCTTTTCGCCGTCAAACGGGACCTTTCACTTCTGCGCCGTGCTCTGTGGCCGCTCCGTGAAGTCGTTGACCAACTCTACCGCGACGAATCCGATATAATTCACCGTGATCTTAAGAGTTTCTATCGTGATGTTCAGGATCACAGCATTCAGGTCATCGACCTCCTCGAGACCTGCCGTGAAACCGCTTCCAGTTTGAGCGACCTCTACCAGTCCGCTGTCGGGAATAAGATGAACGAGACCATGAAGGTCCTGACCATCATGGCTTCCTTTTTCATCCCCATCACTTTCGTAGCCGGGGTTTACGGGATGAACTTCGAACACATTCCCGAGCTTAGCTGGCCCTATGCCTACGCGGCCTTCTGGAGCGTTTGCATCAGTATCACCGCAGCCCTGGCAGTCTACTTCTGGCGCAAGGGCTGGATCGGGAAATAGGGAGCCCTTGCCTACTCTACAAATTCTGTTCGGGTTACCGGTTTTGCTTAGGGAAGAAAAACCAACTTATTGAAGACAGCTTCATTCCTCTCAAGCTCATCATGGAACATATCGCTGGGCCGCACGGTCGAGAAGCCAACTACGACCCTCCAGAATCATGAAAACACTCACACACCTCTTTATCTGTCTCCTCAGCTCTGTCGCTTCCGCGATAGCGAGCGATGCGGCACGCCCCAATATCCTGATCATCTTCACCGACGACCAGGGCTACGGCGATCTCGGGTGCTTCGGGTCGGAGAGACATGAAACGCCCCGCATGGATCAACTGGCCGAAGAAGGAACCAAGTTTACCAGCTTCTACGCCCAGAATGTCTGCGGCCCGTCACGCTCGGCCCTGCTCACCGGCCGCTACCCGCATCGCAGCGGCGGCTGGGGCATGCCCGCCTCGGAAATCACCTGGGCCGAGCTCATGCAGGAGGTCGGCTACGAAACTATTTGTATCGGCAAATGGGACGTATCGGACCGCAGAGCCATTATTGACCGCATGCCCCTGGCACAGGGTTTCGACTACTACTTCGGTCCGCTCGGCGCCAATGACAACGGCAAAGTCACCTTTCACGAAAACAACGAGCCCGCCGGCGGAACAGACGACATGGGCAGCCTGACACGGCTCTACACGGACAAGGCCATCAAGTACCTTGAGGAGAAGCGTGATGAGACAAAGCCCTTTGTGCTCTATCTCTCGCACACCATGATGCACACGGATATCGACGCTTCGGAGCGCTTCCGCGGCACCTCGGAGGGCGGCCTCTACGGCGATGTCGTCGAAGAATTCGACTACGAAACCGGACGATTGCTAGACACTCTGGACGATCTGGGATTGTCAGAGAACACACTGGTCATCTACACCACTGACAACGGTCCATGGAATCAGCCTGCCTACACCGAGAAAGAGAAGGGGCATCCGCCAGGCTCCATCTTTTGGGGCAACAGCGGCCCGCTGCGCAACGGCAAGGGCTCCTGCTACGAGGGCGGTGCGCGAGTGCCCTGTATCATACGTTGGCCGGGCAAGGTTGAGGCTGGCGCCACATCCTCGGCGATCTTCGCCACTCTGGACTTCCTGCCTACCTTTGCGAAGATCGCAGGCTTTAAAGTCCCAAAGGACCGTATCATCGACGGTGCCGACCAGACCGAGCTACTGCTCGGGGAAAAGCCGAAAGGAAACCGAAACACCTTTTTCTACGAAGCCCACATCAACCGCTGGGAGAACACTTATACCGTCAACGGCATGCGTTTTGGAAAATGGAAATTTCTCAAAGCCGAACATACTGTCCCGGGCTACTGCAAAGATACCGACCGGGAGGAGGTTGTTGAGCTCTACGACCTGGAAGTCGATATCGGTGAAACCAACAACCTTGCCGACCAGCACCCCGAAATCGTCAAACGTATGCAGGCAGAATTGGCTGCCTTCTGGAATGCGAATGAATAATCACGAAGCAATACGACTATTTAGCATTGCTAACGTGCTGTGATTTCAGGCATATAGAGATAGTCGTGTATAGGATCAAAATCCTGCTCTACGAAATGGACGAACGCTTACACTCGCCTGAAGCGGAGATCCAACTTGGCCTGCAGCAATCAGGATATCGCGCGGAATTCGCCCCCAAGTCTCTAAAAGACCTGAACTTGGATCCCGAAAGAATCGCAAGTTTCGTCAAAGAGATTTCATGCGATGCCTGGATCGTTATCGCGGGCCCAAAGGACGTCCTGAGCTGGTTTGCGGAGCAACCCTTTCCCACCCTGGCGATTTTCGGAAACCTTCCCAAAGGACCGATCTCGGGCATTGGTCCCTGCCACCTCAACGCGTTAAAGGAATGCCTGGAGAAACTTATTATTTTGGGTCATGAGAAGATAAGCATATTTTCACGCAAAGAACGCCGTCCCCCGAATCCAGGCGTCCCCGAGCGCCAACTACTCCAAACACTTGAAGAAAATGGATTACCCATTACCGAACAGACCTTCCCGGAATGGGAAGAAAGCTTAAGCGGTTTCAGGGCGAGCCTTCAGTCTCTTTTCGCGACATCACGGCCAAGTGCAGTCATCTTCCAGGAACCTGAGTTGGTCATGGCGGCACAACAGTTTCTCTACCAGCAGGGCATGAAAATACCCGAGCACGTTTCCGTATTTTGCACCGATTATGACCCTCGCTTCGAATGGTCGGTGCCGGCCATCGCCCACTCAAAATGGGATTTTAGAGAAGTCGTCAGCGCGGCCGTCAAATGGGCCGGAAATGTCTCCAACGGTAAACCCGAAACTTCAAAGAATATCCTGGACGCTAAATTTATTGCCGGGGAAACCATCGGCCCACCTCCTATGGCTAAATGGACTCGGGAAACCGCTGGTAAGGTCTGGTAAGAAGACAGGGTAATATCCTTTTCAGAAAAGGTTGATCCCGATCACTAAGGTTCATTTGGGAGAGACGGGCTCCGTCTCGTCCGCATGGGCGAGAGCGATACCACTTGCACGTCTCGGTTCAAGCGGCTTCCGCCGCCGTAGCTTTGCGTAGGCGTGAGCTGTACCCTGCCGCTGTTACTAAGCTCATCCCTTCTTTAAATCGGTATAAGAACAATTCGGGCATAAAAAATCCCCGTGCCCGTAAACATGGGGATTTGGAAAATTAAATTGTCGATGCGCTTTAGCGGCGACGGCACAAGAGCGCTAGGCCGGCAAGGCCAATAAACATGAAGGCTGCTGGCTCGGGGACGAGCGATCACCACGTCATCCAGGGATTGTCCAATACGAATTTCATCGGCCTCGAAATAGCGCTGTCGATTCAAGTTGATAAGATCGAGCGCAGTTTCATCAATTTCGGCCGTGACCGAGCTACCAATTTGATCCAACGAACTCCCAACAACACTGCCCGCGTTTAGTTGGTAATTATAGAGTGAAAACACATCGACTCAAATTTTTTTCGGAATAACAGCACCCTGCACCTATCCGACAGAAGGACAGCCTACTGATCGCCCAGCTTTTTGTTTGCCGCTGCGGGAACTCGCTGCGAAATGTGCACTCTTATCCACTTTTATCATACAATAAAATCATGCGTCGATTCTCTCTCCCCCTGATACTTACTCTGGCCTGCGCCTCCCTCGCTACCGCGTCGGAGTCCTACTACAGCGAACCCGCCCTCTTCTCCAAGCGCCCCAGCGACAGCAAGTCGCTGGTGACCATCGACCGCTTCGGTCCGGTGGGCATGAGCGTGGAATTGATCCAGCCAGCCTTTACCATGCGTGTCGGCACAATCGAGGAAGGCTCCCCCGCGGCCGCCACCGGCAAGCTGAAGAAGGGCCAGATCATCGAGTCGATCAACGGCGAGACTCTTAAGGACATCGACCCCCGCATTCAACTCGCGCAAATGATCACCAAGGCCGAGGCCAGCGACGGCAAGCTCCGTTTCGCGATACAGGGCGAAGCCGAACCCGTGGTCGTGCAGCTCCCGATCCTGGGTGCCTACAGCGAGACCTGGCCGCTCAACTGCCCAAAATCCGACAAAATTGTCCGCAACATGGCCGATTATCTGGCCAGCCCGGACGCCAATCGGGGCATCTCGGACATCGGCATGATCTTTCTTCTCTCCACCGGCAACGAGAAGGATCTCGAAGTGGTGGGCGAATGGGCCCGCAAAATGAAGCCGAGCCAGTACGCCTGGTACCTTGGTTTTGCCGGCATCCCCCTCTGCGAATACTACCTGCGCACCGGCGACAAAGAAGTGCTGCCGACGATCCAGGAAGCCGTGGATAAGGCAGTCGCGGGACAATATCTCGACGGCTGGGCCGGACGCGGCGGCGTACCGCGGGTCACTTACGGCTACGGCCACCTGAATGCGGCCGGCACCGGGGTGGTTACCTTTCTCATGCTGGCCAAGGAGTGCGGTGCCGATGTGCCGAATCACACTTTACTTGGAGCCTTGCGCCACTTCTACCGCTATGCCGGGCGCGGCTCCAATCCCTACGGCGACAACCGTCCCGAGATGGGCTTCGTGGACAACGGCAAGAACGGGAATCTGGCCTTTGCCATGCAGGCCGCGGCGGCACTGACACCGAACGGCGAGGATTCGGTCTATGCCAAGGCACGGGATGTCGCCGCCATGACCGCCTTCTACACCACCACCTTCATGCTCCACGGCCACACCGGCGGGGGCATCGGCGAGATCTGGCGCAGCGCTTCCATGGGACTCCTGCGCGAGAAAAAGCCAAAGCAATACCGCGATTTCATGGACAAGCGGCTGTTCCACTACGAACTGTCCCGCCGCTTTGACGGGTCCTTCGGCATCCTCGGTGGAGGTGGCTACGACGACCCCAAGTGGGGGGCCGCCTACGGCTGGGCCTACACCGTGCCGCGCCAGCAGTTGAGAATTTTCGGCGCACCGCCGACCAAGTATTCCAAGTCCTACAAGCTCCCCGAGCAAATTTGGGGCAATGAGGCCGACAACACCTTTCTCTCGCTCGAAGCCGTACCGAACGCCGGAGGCGAGCAGCAGGACCTGAGCGACGAGACACTGGCCGAAGACTCCAGCATGCAATTCCTCCGCCGTATCCACGGAAAATCAGTCAGCGACGACATAATCCGTCGCTACGTGCACCATCAGGATGCCGTCATTCGCCTGACTGCAGCGACCAAGGCGCTCGGCGTGAACCGCGGCTACATCGGCTGGCGCGAGCCGGGCGGGAAAGCACGCCCCGAGTTGATGATGGAGTTTCTCCACTCCGAATCGCCACGTGTCCGACGCGCCATGTTCAATGCGATCGCAGAAAGCCTGAAAGAGGAGCAGCAGATGAAGCTGCTGACACCGGAGGTATTCGACTTGGCGATCCAAGCGATCGAAGACCCGAAAGAGTCTTGGTGGGTCAAGGATGCGGCGCTGCATGTGGTCAGCTACGGCATGCCCGATCAGGTCGTCCCTCACGTGGACCTACTGCTCGCCTACCTGGACGCCGAAGACTGGTGGCTGCAAAATGCGGCCATGAAGGCTTTGATCCCAGTCGTTGCTGACGAGCGCTGCTACGAGAAGGTATTGCCCCGCCTCGGCGAAGTCATCCGGACCAACCAGCGCGCGGCTCTAACTCTCGGCCTGATGAAGCCAATCCGTGACAAGATCAAACTGGCGACCCCGAAGGTGCACGAACTGGCGGTCGAAACCCTGAGGGAAAGTTATACCGGATATGCCGGAGAGCCAACAGCTCCCGGCGGTCTCGATGTTTCCAGAACAGTGGATGCCCACTTGGAGTACATCGCCAACTCTCTGGCGGACGTTCCGGGAGGGATGGACGCCCTCTTTGAAATTGCCCAGGCGCGCTACCCCAACAAGCCTTTGCCCTACAAGGAATTGTTCCTCAACGCCGATCCCGAACTCTTCGGACCGAAGCTGAAGCAGGCCATTACGCCGATTATCAACGAAGAATTGATCCCCGAATTTGTCGGTAAAAACCGCGAAAAGTTAAGAGAACTGGCTCGCCTCGAGGTGCAGAATTTCCGCTGTGGCGGCCCCGGAGAACACATTGACGAACTGGTTGCGCTCCACGAGCGCGCCGGAACGGACGCCTACAACTGGACCACCTTCGCCGACTTCAAGACCAGTGATTGGCACTACCACACTTTCAATCCGATTCCGTCGGAACAGGTGCCTTTCGACCGACTCATTTGCCGCTACCGAGAGATCACCATGCCGGAGGGCATGGAGCAATGGTTCGCCCCCGATTTTGATCCGGCCGAGGCGGGCTGGAAAATCGGCCAAGCACCTTTTGGGAACTATAACGACGAAATCCCTAAAGGGCCCGTGTCCAAGTGCGACAAGGACGGGATCGGCCCCTGCCTCGGGCCCTATTGCTTCGGAGATACCCCCGTCAATACGCTCTGGGACAAGGAAGTCCTGTTGCTACGTAAGACCGTCCAACTGCCTCCTCTAAAGGACGGGCACCGCTACCGTCTCCGGGTCAACCAACTGGCCCACGTGGGTAACGGCAACGGCTTCGGCGTCTACGTTAACGGTAAACTGCTGATCGAAATGGAAAAGGGTCTCGGACGCGGTATGGGCGAGAAACCCTACGGGGCCTACATCACGAAGGAGTGGCTTGATGAGTTCAGCAAGGACGAAGTCACGATCGCAGTGAAGAGCTTCCTCCGCTACAACGACAAGTATAAGGCCAAACCAACGGAGCGCGTCCCCCAGGGCCGGATCAGCGTGCACATAGAGGAGCAGAAGCTTCCCCCGATGGGCGATGATCTTGTCTACCAATCAGCCAGGGTGGTTCCCATGATGACCTCCGACTGGATGCGCGCCAGATACGAGGAAAGCGAAGAACTTGACCTGGACAGCCTGCTCTTTGTCTGGGACGGCCAGCTCGAAAAAAACCCGCAATTACCCGGCAAGTGGAACTTGGTCACCGAGGTCGATTCGGTGGATGCATTCGACCCGTCGGCCAAGCACGGCAATGTTCGACGCCCGATATTCAAAACAGGCACGTTCAACGCGGACGGTACCACCGACAAGCCGATCCTGATCTGGTCGGGCGAGTGGCTAATGGATCTCGACGATTATCAGGCACTGCGCACAAAGACCAAGACGATCGACGGCGCTGAGTATCTCTTCGTCGAAAGTGGCAACTTCAACCGCAGAGACAAGCACGGCACGGAAGTCATGTGGCAGGTCTTTTCGCGGTAGGTCCCGCCAGCTCAACGCCGGATGCTACCTTTGTCGCATCGGGCGTCAAGGCCGATGACCCTTTTCCGTGGGGGTGTCCGCTCGCGGCACCCGCGAGCGTTGTTTGGGTCTAAGGCGTTCGATAGTTTACCGAAGCTTTCAGCGGGCTTCGCAAGCGAGAGCCCCTACAAGGGGAACTAACCATTCACCGCCGTCCGCACCTTCTGCATCACCTCGAGAATGGTGGTCCAGGTTTTCGGATTCTCCAGGGTTTCGTTGGGGAACATACAACCGTCCCAGCAGATGTGCTCGATTCCATTCCGAATCTGGCCGTTATCATCGAGCAACCAGGCGAGCGAGCATTCCACAATATCCAGCTTACCATCGTTGGCATCCGCGGGGCAGTGGCGCCCGGTTTTATCGTGGCTACCGCTGCCGAAAACAGTGCCATCGTTTTGGGCCACATGGAAATCGAAGAGCCAGGGGCCAAGCGCCCCGACCATAGTCTGGTAGGCTTCTTTGAAGGCGGCCTCATCGTGGTCCGGCTCAAGCAGCTTGTGCTCGGGCGCGTTGTAGCCGAGCAGGTAGAGGTAGGTATGCGCCAAATCCGCCTGAAAGCCAACCGCCTCGGGCTCGCCGACCATTTCCAGAAGCTGCAGCATGTCCTTCCAGGAGTGCATGCCGCCCCAGCAGATCTCGCCCTCCGCCGCCAGGCGCTCGCCGTGGTCCTTGGCGATTTTAGCGGCTTCCTTGAAAGTTTCGGCGATGCGTTTGGTCCCGGCCCCGGGATCCTTAGCCCACTCCGACGTCGGGGTGGCCGAGTCGATCCGCACGCAGCCGTAGTCGCGCACGCCCAGCTCCTTAAAGCGCTGCCCGATTTTGCAGGAGATCTCGATGGCCTCGAGGAACTTCTTCCGTTCCTCGTCGGAGCCCATCGCACTGGCACCCACCGTGCCGGGCCAGACGGGAGCCACGAAGCTGCCGATCTTCAAATTTCGTTTCTGCACCGCTTCGGCCACCCGTTCGACGTCGGCATCACTGAAGACGTCCATGTGGGGTTGAAACAAGAACAGGTCGACCCCGTCGTAGCCGGCTCCGTTGACGATGGCCGCCGTGGTCAGGTCCAGCATTTTGTCAAAACCGATGGCCGGTTCAGTATCAGGTTCTCCTTTACCGACCACACCGGGCCACATCGCGTTGTGTAATTTTAAGCTCATGGTTTTATTGGGGTTGTTTAAACGCGAAATAATAGCTGATCCGAGCAGGTTAGGCTTGGATTAGATCAGCGATTATTTGTAAATTATCGGCATATCCCCGATGAAGTTAACGAAAAGCCGCCAGTATCTGCGTCAATTTCTGGATGACCAGAATATCATATCCCTGGCGGAGGAATTATTCGAATATACCCCCGGCTTGCTCTTTTTTGTAAAGGACAGGCAGCGCAGATTCGTTTACGTCAACCAGAGCCTTTCGGAGATGTTCAGGCTGGGCCGGAAGGCCGACGTAATCGGCAAGATGGATCGCGAATATTGTGACGAATATGTGGAAGAAATGTTTCGGAAAGACGATGAGCGAATCCTTCGGGAGGGCGTCACGATCCGAAACAAAATCGAGTTGGTGACGACCCTGAACGGGGTCATCAAGTGGCATATCACGACAAAGACGCCACTTTGGAACCGTTCCGGTGAGGTAGCG is a window encoding:
- the corA gene encoding magnesium/cobalt transporter CorA, with protein sequence MPVRKSFESAKEVASATSDVIAKTAGFFASTFVGIGRGIFQPLTNSTAVAPRAEPGAAPGIEQYLQAEDSSFTVSVSIIDYGEGYTEHHEFENIDDALHHPKPEKPHVRWININGLKPSAVDTVCKQYGFHTLSAEDVINTYQRPKLEVFDDHYFVVARQIQLVEDRLKNEQISFFLTRDTLISFQEVEGDVFDPVRRRLENKTGRFRIYKTDYLFYALLDSIVDHLFPLLEGYGAALEDLEYEILQNPVPELQQQLFAVKRDLSLLRRALWPLREVVDQLYRDESDIIHRDLKSFYRDVQDHSIQVIDLLETCRETASSLSDLYQSAVGNKMNETMKVLTIMASFFIPITFVAGVYGMNFEHIPELSWPYAYAAFWSVCISITAALAVYFWRKGWIGK
- a CDS encoding sulfatase-like hydrolase/transferase translates to MKTLTHLFICLLSSVASAIASDAARPNILIIFTDDQGYGDLGCFGSERHETPRMDQLAEEGTKFTSFYAQNVCGPSRSALLTGRYPHRSGGWGMPASEITWAELMQEVGYETICIGKWDVSDRRAIIDRMPLAQGFDYYFGPLGANDNGKVTFHENNEPAGGTDDMGSLTRLYTDKAIKYLEEKRDETKPFVLYLSHTMMHTDIDASERFRGTSEGGLYGDVVEEFDYETGRLLDTLDDLGLSENTLVIYTTDNGPWNQPAYTEKEKGHPPGSIFWGNSGPLRNGKGSCYEGGARVPCIIRWPGKVEAGATSSAIFATLDFLPTFAKIAGFKVPKDRIIDGADQTELLLGEKPKGNRNTFFYEAHINRWENTYTVNGMRFGKWKFLKAEHTVPGYCKDTDREEVVELYDLEVDIGETNNLADQHPEIVKRMQAELAAFWNANE
- a CDS encoding substrate-binding domain-containing protein, with protein sequence MYRIKILLYEMDERLHSPEAEIQLGLQQSGYRAEFAPKSLKDLNLDPERIASFVKEISCDAWIVIAGPKDVLSWFAEQPFPTLAIFGNLPKGPISGIGPCHLNALKECLEKLIILGHEKISIFSRKERRPPNPGVPERQLLQTLEENGLPITEQTFPEWEESLSGFRASLQSLFATSRPSAVIFQEPELVMAAQQFLYQQGMKIPEHVSVFCTDYDPRFEWSVPAIAHSKWDFREVVSAAVKWAGNVSNGKPETSKNILDAKFIAGETIGPPPMAKWTRETAGKVW
- a CDS encoding DUF6288 domain-containing protein; translated protein: MRRFSLPLILTLACASLATASESYYSEPALFSKRPSDSKSLVTIDRFGPVGMSVELIQPAFTMRVGTIEEGSPAAATGKLKKGQIIESINGETLKDIDPRIQLAQMITKAEASDGKLRFAIQGEAEPVVVQLPILGAYSETWPLNCPKSDKIVRNMADYLASPDANRGISDIGMIFLLSTGNEKDLEVVGEWARKMKPSQYAWYLGFAGIPLCEYYLRTGDKEVLPTIQEAVDKAVAGQYLDGWAGRGGVPRVTYGYGHLNAAGTGVVTFLMLAKECGADVPNHTLLGALRHFYRYAGRGSNPYGDNRPEMGFVDNGKNGNLAFAMQAAAALTPNGEDSVYAKARDVAAMTAFYTTTFMLHGHTGGGIGEIWRSASMGLLREKKPKQYRDFMDKRLFHYELSRRFDGSFGILGGGGYDDPKWGAAYGWAYTVPRQQLRIFGAPPTKYSKSYKLPEQIWGNEADNTFLSLEAVPNAGGEQQDLSDETLAEDSSMQFLRRIHGKSVSDDIIRRYVHHQDAVIRLTAATKALGVNRGYIGWREPGGKARPELMMEFLHSESPRVRRAMFNAIAESLKEEQQMKLLTPEVFDLAIQAIEDPKESWWVKDAALHVVSYGMPDQVVPHVDLLLAYLDAEDWWLQNAAMKALIPVVADERCYEKVLPRLGEVIRTNQRAALTLGLMKPIRDKIKLATPKVHELAVETLRESYTGYAGEPTAPGGLDVSRTVDAHLEYIANSLADVPGGMDALFEIAQARYPNKPLPYKELFLNADPELFGPKLKQAITPIINEELIPEFVGKNREKLRELARLEVQNFRCGGPGEHIDELVALHERAGTDAYNWTTFADFKTSDWHYHTFNPIPSEQVPFDRLICRYREITMPEGMEQWFAPDFDPAEAGWKIGQAPFGNYNDEIPKGPVSKCDKDGIGPCLGPYCFGDTPVNTLWDKEVLLLRKTVQLPPLKDGHRYRLRVNQLAHVGNGNGFGVYVNGKLLIEMEKGLGRGMGEKPYGAYITKEWLDEFSKDEVTIAVKSFLRYNDKYKAKPTERVPQGRISVHIEEQKLPPMGDDLVYQSARVVPMMTSDWMRARYEESEELDLDSLLFVWDGQLEKNPQLPGKWNLVTEVDSVDAFDPSAKHGNVRRPIFKTGTFNADGTTDKPILIWSGEWLMDLDDYQALRTKTKTIDGAEYLFVESGNFNRRDKHGTEVMWQVFSR
- a CDS encoding sugar phosphate isomerase/epimerase family protein — its product is MSLKLHNAMWPGVVGKGEPDTEPAIGFDKMLDLTTAAIVNGAGYDGVDLFLFQPHMDVFSDADVERVAEAVQKRNLKIGSFVAPVWPGTVGASAMGSDEERKKFLEAIEISCKIGQRFKELGVRDYGCVRIDSATPTSEWAKDPGAGTKRIAETFKEAAKIAKDHGERLAAEGEICWGGMHSWKDMLQLLEMVGEPEAVGFQADLAHTYLYLLGYNAPEHKLLEPDHDEAAFKEAYQTMVGALGPWLFDFHVAQNDGTVFGSGSHDKTGRHCPADANDGKLDIVECSLAWLLDDNGQIRNGIEHICWDGCMFPNETLENPKTWTTILEVMQKVRTAVNG
- a CDS encoding AraC family transcriptional regulator, producing MKLTKSRQYLRQFLDDQNIISLAEELFEYTPGLLFFVKDRQRRFVYVNQSLSEMFRLGRKADVIGKMDREYCDEYVEEMFRKDDERILREGVTIRNKIELVTTLNGVIKWHITTKTPLWNRSGEVAGLAGITREFETDRKILPQHPALAKVIDYINHNYSRVLSSDELASVAGISISALGRNFKRSLHMTPVQYIKRYRVNQACSLLSNSDTPIAMIASQCGFFDQSHFSRTFQGILHATPREYRKRYR